In a single window of the Cucumis melo cultivar AY chromosome 11, USDA_Cmelo_AY_1.0, whole genome shotgun sequence genome:
- the LOC103490483 gene encoding indole-3-acetic acid-amido synthetase GH3.10: protein MEGEEGGSKEILMKIDELCEEEEDIIDWFEQVSSEAAVAQSRTLRKILQQNYGVEYLKKWVGDVNIHEIPDDFTLQSIFTSLIPLSSHAHFEPFLQRIADGDSSPLLTQQPITTLSLSSGTTEGRQKVYPTREGGKILEFIYSSKQTKTKGGITTGTATTHYYASEEFKIKQLKTKSFTCSPQEVISGCDYKQSTYCHLLLGLLYSEEVEFVTSTFAYTIVQAFNQLEESWEEIIHDISHATLSSRIDIPEIRKAVLKVMSPKPELGWKIRRVCEELKKEGWLGLIPKLWPNCKYVYSIMTGSMQPYLKKLRHYGGGLPLVSGDYGSTESWIGVNVDPYLPPENVTFAVIPTFSYFEFIPLFKQHATTSSTDTAIHDFLEGQPIALSEVKIGQQYELVLTTFTGLYRCRLGDVVEVAGFHNKTPKLNFICRRKLVLTVNIDKNTEKDVQLAVERGSQLMSQLSGAELVDFTSYAELSNQPGHYVIFWEVKGDVNDTVLGKCCSEMDAAFVDYGYVVSRKANSIGPLELRIVERGSFNKILEYYIGNGAALSQFKTPRCTTNHFLLNILNLSTLQSFFSTAYA from the exons atggaaggCGAGGAAGGAGGAAGTAAGGAAATATTGATGAAGATTGATGAGTTATGTGAAGAAGAGGAAGATATAATTGATTGGTTCGAGCAAGTTTCTTCAGAAGCAGCCGTGGCTCAATCCCGCACTCTCCGTAAGATTCTCCAACAGAATTACGGTGTAGAGTACTTAAAAAAATGGGTTGGAGATGTCAATATCCATGAAATTCCTGATGACTTCACATTGCAATCTATCTTCACTTCCTTAATCCCTCTCTCTTCCCACGCTCATTTCGAGCCCTTCCTTCAACGAATCGCAGATGGTGACTCTTCTCCTTTGCTCACTCAACAACCTATCACCACCCTTTCTCTAAG TTCTGGCACTACCGAAGGCAGACAAAA GGTTTATCCCACAAGGGAAGGAGGGAAGATCCTAGAATTCATTTACAGTAgcaaacaaacgaaaacgaaaggAGGCATAACAACAGGAACAGCCACAACACATTATTATGCAAGTGAGGAATTCAAAATCAAGCAACTGAAAACCAAATCCTTCACTTGTAGTCCACAAGAAGTGATTTCGGGATGTGACTATAAGCAATCAACATACTGTCATCTCCTATTAGGCCTATTGTATTCAGAGGAAGTGGAATTCGTGACATCAACTTTCGCCTACACAATAGTACAAGCATTCAACCAATTGGAAGAGAGTTGGGAGGAAATCATTCATGATATTTCACATGCTACACTGTCTTCAAGAATCGATATTCCCGAAATCCGTAAAGCTGTTTTGAAGGTGATGAGTCCGAAGCCGGAGTTGGGGTGGAAGATAAGGAGGGTTTGTGAAGAGTTAAAGAAGGAGGGTTGGTTGGGTTTGATACCAAAGTTATGGCCTAATTGTAAATACGTGTATTCCATAATGACGGGTTCGATGCAGCCGTATTTGAAGAAATTAAGACATTATGGTGGGGGATTACCTTTGGTTAGTGGTGATTATGGATCAACGGAGAGTTGGATTGGTGTTAATGTGGACCCATATTTACCACCTGAAAATGTTACTTTTGCTGTAATTCCAACCTTCTCTTATTTTGAATTCATACCACTTTTTAAACAACATGCTACCACTTCTTCCACTGATACTGCTATTCATGATTTCTTGGAAGGCCAACCCATTGCTTTGTCTGAAGTCAAGATTGGACAACAGTATGAGCTTGTTCTTACTACTTTTACAG GACTATATAGATGCAGATTAGGAGATGTAGTAGAAGTAGCTGGGTTTCACAACAAAACCCCGAAACTAAACTTTATATGCAGAAGAAAACTTGTATTAACCGTAAACATAGACAAAAACACTGAGAAAGATGTTCAATTGGCTGTTGAAAGAGGATCCCAGTTAATGAGCCAACTAAGCGGAGCCGAACTAGTTGACTTCACAAGCTATGCTGAGTTGTCGAACCAACCAGGCCACTACGTCATCTTCTGGGAAGTAAAAGGAGATGTAAATGACACAGTTCTGGGAAAGTGTTGCTCAGAAATGGATGCTGCTTTTGTTGACTATGGCTACGTGGTTTCAAGAAAGGCTAATTCCATTGGACCGCTTGAGCTTCGGATTGTGGAAAGAGGGAGTTTTAATAAGATTTTGGAATATTATATTGGAAATGGAGCTGCACTTAGCCAATTTAAGACCCCAAGATGCACTACCAATCACTTTCTTCTTAACATTCTCAATTTATCTACCCTCCAATCCTTTTTCAGCACTGCTTACGcctga